Within the Flavobacterium sp. CG_23.5 genome, the region AATCCAAGAAAACCCTTTTAGGAAGAACGGAAGGAATCGAAACTATTTTTGATGTTTCCTTTACAGATAAAAATCACAACAAACATTTCCTTTTAATCGATGATGTCATCACCACCGGAGCCACGCTTGAAGCATGCGCCCGTGCTTTGCTAAAAATTCCGGGAGCAAAAATCAGCATTGTTTGTATGGCAATGGCTCAATCATAATGTGGAAATTTCGATTGTGAAACTGTATTTAAAACAGAACGGCAATTTAAAACACTGTCATTTTTAGCCCTGATTACTTCACGTAACTTTTATTCTCATAGGTGTTCAGTGAATTTCGTTTGAAGTGGAAATCCTTTCTAGTCCTGAACTTGTTTCAAGATCCTGAAATAAGTTCAGGACTAGAAAGATTGCATTGGAAAGCAGGAAGATGCTCCTAAAAACAAACCTTTTATCATTACATATTGTATTAAAAAGAGCACACTATCAATTAATTTAATGAAATTATAACGAAATAGAATTTCCGTTTCCAAAGTTTAATGTCTAAATTTGAATAAATATTATTATAAATTAATTTAAAACAAACATATTATGGCTTTTGAATTACCACAATTACCTTATGCGTATGACGCATTAGAACCTTATATTGATGCGCGCACGATGGAAATTCATCACACGAAACATCATAACGCTTACATTACTAATGTTAATGCAGCAATTGCCGGAACAGATATGGAAGGCAAGACCATTGAAAATATCTTGATTAATCTTGATATGAAAAACATGCCTGTTCGTAATAATGGCGGTGGATTTTACAATCACAGCTTATTTTGGACTGTTATGACACCAAACGGTGGTGGATTGCCAACTGGCGATTTACTAGCTGCAATTGAAGCTGCTTTTGGAACTTTTGAAGAGTTTAAAGCAAGTTTCAGTAAAGCTGGAGCAACTCAATTTGGTTCTGGTTGGGCTTGGCTTTGTGTTCACAAAGGAGGAAAAGTAGATGTTTGCGGTACTCCTAACCAAGACAATCCATTAATGCCAGGTGTAGGTTGTGGCGGAACTCCAATTTTAGGAATGGATGTTTGGGAACATGCATATTACTTGCATTATCAAAACAGAAGACCTGACTACATTGAAGCTTTTTTCAATGTTATTAACTGGACTGAAGTAGCTAGACGATTCGCTTTAGAGAAATAAGCCGCCTAACTCCGAAAGGGGGAATTAGCATATTAGCCTAAAGAAAAAATATTAGTCTTTTTTCTCCCCTATTGTACTTTAATAAAAAACCGTCAATTTCAAAATTAGAAATTGACGGTTTTTTTATATTTTAGATTTTTTGCAATAAAAAAGGTGGAATTTCTCCCACCCTTTTTGCCCCAAATCTACCA harbors:
- a CDS encoding superoxide dismutase, with the translated sequence MAFELPQLPYAYDALEPYIDARTMEIHHTKHHNAYITNVNAAIAGTDMEGKTIENILINLDMKNMPVRNNGGGFYNHSLFWTVMTPNGGGLPTGDLLAAIEAAFGTFEEFKASFSKAGATQFGSGWAWLCVHKGGKVDVCGTPNQDNPLMPGVGCGGTPILGMDVWEHAYYLHYQNRRPDYIEAFFNVINWTEVARRFALEK